The following are encoded together in the Coleofasciculus chthonoplastes PCC 7420 genome:
- the mltA gene encoding murein transglycosylase A has translation MRKQLTSLSLSLGILLFGGSSLAVPDVPLEPINPDTEEVTLDSLGFDEQLWGTPEQPGDRQALLKSIDHSLRYLATPTAGATYQNYPIPGITLERVRRSLVRFRQLLLTSSSPEELQAAVNREFEIYQSVGHDDQGSVLFTGYFEPIYAASRTPSAEYRYPLYRLPTNFNNWKTPHPTRADLEGVDGFGENSPLNGLELVWLRDRLQAFLIHVQGSARLQLPDGSVMTVGYAGKTDYPYTSVGRELVKDGKLPLEGLTLPVLMDYFRQFPSELDQYLPRNQSFVFFRETNGAPATGSLSVPVTAERSIATDKSLMPPGALALIQTRIPYPNAQGQLESRWVSRYVLDQDTGSAIKGPGRVDIFMGTGVLAGDRAGVIGGNGNLYYLLLKDSR, from the coding sequence GATACTGAAGAGGTGACACTGGACTCCCTCGGCTTCGATGAGCAACTCTGGGGGACTCCTGAACAACCAGGCGATCGCCAAGCTTTACTTAAGTCTATTGACCATAGCCTACGCTATTTAGCGACGCCGACTGCAGGGGCGACTTACCAAAACTATCCCATCCCAGGGATCACTCTGGAACGAGTACGCCGTTCCCTGGTGCGATTTCGTCAACTTCTGCTCACCTCCAGTTCCCCAGAGGAACTGCAAGCGGCGGTAAATCGCGAGTTTGAGATTTATCAGTCGGTGGGACATGATGATCAGGGATCGGTTTTGTTTACGGGGTACTTTGAACCGATTTATGCTGCCAGTCGCACCCCTAGCGCCGAGTATCGCTATCCCCTGTACCGTTTACCGACAAACTTTAATAACTGGAAAACCCCTCACCCAACTCGTGCTGATTTAGAAGGCGTGGATGGGTTTGGTGAAAATAGTCCCCTGAATGGGTTAGAACTCGTCTGGTTGCGCGATCGCCTCCAGGCATTTTTGATTCATGTTCAGGGTTCTGCTAGGTTGCAATTGCCTGATGGGAGTGTGATGACGGTTGGCTATGCGGGGAAAACAGATTACCCTTATACCAGTGTGGGGCGAGAATTAGTCAAAGATGGCAAATTGCCTCTGGAAGGGTTAACCTTACCCGTGTTAATGGATTATTTCCGTCAATTTCCCAGTGAACTGGATCAATATTTACCTCGGAATCAAAGTTTTGTCTTCTTCCGGGAAACCAATGGCGCACCCGCTACCGGAAGCCTAAGTGTACCTGTAACAGCTGAACGATCCATTGCCACAGATAAATCCTTAATGCCTCCAGGCGCATTAGCATTAATTCAAACTCGCATCCCTTATCCTAACGCCCAAGGGCAACTCGAATCTCGTTGGGTGAGTCGCTATGTTCTGGATCAAGATACCGGGAGTGCGATCAAAGGACCCGGACGAGTGGATATCTTTATGGGGACAGGAGTTTTGGCAGGCGATCGCGCTGGCGTCATTGGCGGGAATGGAAACCTGTATTATTTATTGTTGAAAGATTCCAGGTGA
- a CDS encoding dynamin family protein has protein sequence MNTSQPPQTRAQRINQIIQQRQPLVQNIQQVESHLAELVTALRELERYRQRLDVSFGESEIREQFNTIHLSYLLQQLQVESEHLNSLQKRFSRPTLNIGVVGLMGQGKSTLLKTLSGLTDNEIPALEGGACTAVRSKIENRQEDSYAHNNARENTTQFNGVSSSLYGIQEQMVLPKPNPSVHVEVTLHSESSFLNEVIYPYYEELGLTEKPYSLDEFANHVFPEQGVAGASHEEMYKRLCYDYHQNLRHYRSLLQSGNPRSLKIQAAEITDYVMQKRDGTQHNHLTTFKHLAVKEVKIVCPFQNPDVGNIALVDVPGLGDSKLGDETLMLETLGNEVDVVLFIKRPDPQRYQWQRLDTQLYDKAAQALNDLEKRSFMVLNYSRRTENLRACQRLKQNIDTIQVVQTEIADCSDPDDANRVFDHVLDYLMVNIQDLDQRYASRCQSNLQQLHQQIHQALEQSNQALGYNTGESRQFRRLFEQLSQELIQGLLELRNQLKEQSEAIDPDFQIAVQAALKNCQTDKGIPETDQEIISRSCEFEFKESYQAIYRVYIRELRIHLSRHFLQVDQGLRLSIDKVKSLVTDVLVDQGKLGELTSTRGAEFLKDMADLLGQRGNQLELGFRTLWEFEFSYGSVLLHLIRKQLDEILQSDIDLSLAEVFGILPDPSNASEVLRNLEKLHEQAVTACQETLNSWLTAPSQARYYMVQEFIDLVIYARDMKREWEIFLSDEDIRAKVWLEFKELETRKQDQQNWRQAVSRVATMNQASAMIFISNL, from the coding sequence ATGAATACCAGCCAACCCCCCCAGACAAGAGCGCAACGGATTAACCAAATCATCCAACAGCGCCAACCCCTAGTCCAAAACATACAACAGGTAGAAAGCCATCTCGCGGAACTTGTCACAGCCCTACGCGAATTAGAGCGGTATCGCCAACGGCTGGATGTATCGTTCGGTGAGAGTGAAATTCGCGAGCAATTCAATACCATCCATCTCTCTTACTTGTTGCAACAGCTTCAAGTTGAATCTGAGCATCTGAACAGTCTGCAAAAACGATTCTCACGTCCCACCTTAAATATTGGTGTTGTCGGATTAATGGGACAGGGGAAAAGCACATTACTAAAAACCTTAAGTGGACTGACAGATAATGAAATTCCGGCACTCGAAGGAGGTGCTTGCACGGCAGTTCGCAGCAAAATTGAAAATCGGCAAGAGGACTCTTATGCTCACAATAACGCCAGGGAAAATACGACACAATTTAATGGCGTAAGCTCCAGTTTATATGGTATTCAAGAGCAGATGGTTTTACCTAAACCCAATCCCTCTGTTCACGTTGAAGTTACGCTGCATTCGGAATCATCCTTTTTAAATGAAGTTATTTATCCCTATTACGAGGAACTGGGTTTGACGGAAAAACCCTATAGCTTAGATGAGTTCGCCAACCATGTATTTCCTGAACAAGGCGTAGCCGGAGCCAGTCATGAAGAAATGTACAAACGCCTCTGCTACGATTATCATCAAAACCTCCGTCACTATCGATCCTTGCTTCAGTCTGGAAATCCGCGATCGCTAAAAATTCAGGCGGCAGAAATTACCGATTACGTGATGCAAAAACGGGATGGTACTCAGCATAATCATTTAACCACATTTAAACACTTGGCAGTAAAAGAAGTTAAGATCGTTTGTCCGTTTCAAAATCCGGATGTGGGCAATATTGCTTTAGTAGATGTTCCCGGTTTAGGCGACTCCAAGTTAGGCGATGAAACGCTAATGTTAGAAACCTTGGGTAATGAAGTGGATGTGGTTTTATTTATTAAACGACCTGATCCACAGCGTTATCAATGGCAACGCCTAGATACTCAGTTATATGATAAAGCAGCACAAGCGCTAAATGATCTAGAAAAACGGTCATTTATGGTTTTAAATTATAGTCGCAGAACCGAGAATCTTAGAGCCTGTCAACGTCTTAAACAAAATATTGATACGATTCAGGTTGTACAAACTGAAATAGCAGATTGTTCTGATCCAGATGATGCGAACCGAGTCTTTGATCATGTTTTAGACTATCTCATGGTAAATATTCAAGACTTGGATCAACGATACGCGAGTCGTTGCCAAAGTAACCTGCAACAATTGCATCAGCAGATTCACCAAGCCCTGGAACAATCAAATCAAGCTTTGGGATATAATACAGGAGAATCTCGCCAATTTAGACGATTATTTGAGCAACTGTCTCAGGAACTCATCCAAGGACTTTTAGAACTGAGAAATCAACTGAAAGAGCAATCTGAAGCCATTGATCCAGACTTTCAGATAGCGGTGCAAGCCGCGTTGAAAAACTGTCAAACCGATAAAGGAATTCCAGAGACAGATCAAGAGATTATCAGTCGCAGTTGTGAGTTTGAGTTTAAAGAATCCTATCAGGCTATCTACCGCGTCTACATTCGGGAACTGCGAATTCATTTATCGCGGCATTTTTTACAAGTTGATCAAGGATTGAGACTATCGATTGATAAAGTAAAGTCGTTAGTGACTGATGTGTTAGTCGATCAAGGTAAATTGGGCGAATTAACCTCAACCAGAGGGGCTGAGTTTCTCAAAGACATGGCGGATTTACTAGGACAACGGGGAAACCAATTAGAGTTAGGCTTTAGAACGCTTTGGGAATTCGAGTTTTCTTACGGAAGTGTTCTATTACATTTAATTCGCAAACAGCTTGATGAGATCCTGCAATCAGATATTGATTTAAGTCTGGCGGAGGTGTTCGGAATTTTACCTGATCCGTCCAATGCTTCAGAGGTACTCAGAAATCTAGAAAAACTGCATGAGCAAGCAGTGACGGCTTGTCAGGAAACATTAAATAGTTGGCTAACAGCACCCAGTCAAGCTCGTTATTATATGGTGCAGGAATTTATCGATTTGGTTATTTATGCCAGAGACATGAAGCGAGAGTGGGAAATTTTCCTGAGTGATGAGGATATTCGGGCAAAGGTTTGGTTAGAATTTAAGGAGTTAGAAACCCGGAAGCAAGACCAACAAAATTGGCGTCAGGCGGTGTCAAGAGTGGCAACAATGAATCAGGCGTCAGCGATGATATTTATCAGTAATTTATAG
- a CDS encoding GerMN domain-containing protein, whose product MTYFLGKISQYLAKFQKIQPAYSALLGWLLISLVGLSACGQPANQSNVSTPISPPESDLSETELSQPESPTPNSAETQSPDRTESRVQRRVQVFFPIARSQDPTNVKSVWRTSSSQGVAQFAIAQLLAGPTSSEKQQGLATVPSLTGESNCGQDFTISINNGVAQLQFCRNMIHDGIADSVRTTTAIEKTLKQFSTVSHVIILDKNGNCLGDESGDNLCLGKGSTPVKLTPLSQIAINGFGPVNIGMTVDQASQAAGFDLIPVSSNPNPVCSYYKPTQLSEGLNANFMVRNGRIARIDIQDSRPTTVSGARVGDTENQVKSLYGERLQVNPLPNSEQGHFLTFVPQSQRDQNLRLKFATDGTKVTQIIIGKRPEVDYIEGCLDIVPGGV is encoded by the coding sequence ATGACTTATTTTTTAGGCAAAATCAGCCAATATTTAGCTAAATTTCAAAAAATACAGCCAGCTTATTCTGCTTTACTAGGATGGTTACTCATTTCTCTAGTAGGACTCAGTGCTTGCGGACAACCTGCCAATCAGAGTAACGTTTCAACTCCAATCTCCCCACCTGAATCTGACTTATCCGAAACCGAGTTATCCCAACCTGAATCCCCGACACCCAATTCAGCAGAAACTCAATCCCCAGACAGGACGGAATCTCGTGTCCAACGTCGAGTTCAAGTCTTTTTTCCGATCGCGCGATCGCAAGATCCCACCAACGTCAAATCCGTTTGGCGAACCTCATCTAGTCAAGGAGTTGCCCAATTTGCGATCGCCCAACTTCTCGCTGGTCCTACCTCCTCAGAGAAACAGCAGGGACTTGCTACCGTTCCCTCTCTAACTGGAGAGTCTAACTGTGGTCAAGACTTTACAATTTCGATCAATAATGGCGTGGCTCAATTGCAATTCTGCCGAAACATGATTCACGACGGTATTGCAGATTCAGTGCGAACCACAACTGCCATTGAGAAAACGCTTAAACAATTTTCTACGGTTAGTCATGTAATAATACTTGACAAAAATGGAAACTGTTTGGGTGATGAAAGTGGGGATAACCTTTGTCTAGGAAAAGGCTCGACTCCCGTGAAGCTAACTCCTCTCTCTCAAATTGCGATTAATGGTTTTGGACCTGTAAATATAGGCATGACTGTTGACCAGGCATCACAAGCGGCAGGATTTGATTTAATTCCTGTTAGCTCAAACCCTAATCCGGTTTGTAGTTACTATAAGCCCACTCAACTGTCCGAAGGACTTAATGCTAATTTTATGGTCAGGAACGGACGTATTGCCCGAATTGATATTCAAGACTCTCGCCCGACAACAGTCAGTGGAGCAAGGGTTGGCGATACAGAAAACCAGGTTAAATCTCTTTATGGGGAACGGCTTCAAGTGAATCCTTTACCCAATTCCGAACAGGGTCATTTCCTGACATTTGTTCCCCAAAGCCAAAGAGACCAGAATTTACGCCTTAAGTTTGCCACAGATGGAACTAAGGTAACTCAAATTATTATCGGGAAACGTCCCGAAGTCGATTATATCGAAGGCTGTCTGGATATCGTCCCTGGTGGAGTCTAA
- a CDS encoding leucine-rich repeat domain-containing protein, whose amino-acid sequence MKKISAIALIMALWILGNCKLGVTQAALSSQRRSFKQWCLQQESLSDEAKKTVAVLLNKAGTNNCEQADHNLSSRTQLNLRIQNITDIRPLSGLTNLRTLYLGSNLISDVSPLVELTNLKKVDLSHNQITNVNPLSGLTNLEWLDLSRNQITNVNPLSELTNLEWLDLGHNQITNISPLSGLTNLEFLNLSHNQITNFRIISALINLKDIALNNNQITDIYPLAELTNLRRISLNNNQITTVRPLVQLTNLESLYIGNNQITDIRPLSQLTNLRQLALNHNQITDIRPLSQLTNLTGLALSHNQITDVRPLSQLTNLEWIHLNYNQITNITPLVNLNNLTGLDLHSNQVTNVTPLVQLKNLKWIDLRFNQITDISSLSGLTNLMRLYLEGNPIIPPTCPSTYSYICFWGNSDEE is encoded by the coding sequence ATGAAAAAAATTAGCGCAATTGCCCTAATAATGGCTTTGTGGATACTCGGTAACTGTAAATTAGGTGTTACTCAAGCTGCCTTATCCAGTCAACGTCGTTCGTTTAAACAATGGTGTCTTCAACAAGAGAGTTTGTCCGATGAAGCGAAAAAAACAGTGGCGGTACTGTTAAACAAGGCAGGCACAAATAATTGTGAACAAGCCGATCATAATCTGTCAAGCCGCACTCAGCTTAACCTCAGAATCCAAAACATAACGGATATACGCCCTCTTTCTGGATTAACGAATCTGAGAACGCTTTACCTCGGCTCTAACTTGATCTCAGATGTCAGTCCTTTAGTCGAACTCACGAATCTGAAGAAGGTTGACCTTAGCCATAACCAAATAACAAATGTTAACCCTCTGTCTGGACTAACTAATCTAGAATGGCTTGACCTTAGTCGTAACCAAATAACAAATGTTAACCCTCTGTCTGAACTAACTAATCTAGAATGGCTTGACCTTGGTCATAACCAAATAACAAATATCAGCCCTCTGTCTGGACTAACTAATCTAGAATTTCTTAACCTTAGCCATAACCAAATTACCAATTTTCGGATTATTTCTGCGCTAATTAACTTGAAAGATATTGCTCTCAACAACAACCAAATTACAGATATTTACCCTTTAGCTGAACTAACAAATCTGAGACGGATTTCCCTCAATAATAATCAAATTACGACTGTTCGTCCTTTAGTCCAACTAACAAATCTGGAGTCGCTTTACATTGGTAATAACCAAATCACAGATATTCGCCCTCTTTCTCAACTCACGAATCTGAGGCAGCTTGCCCTCAATCATAACCAAATCACGGATATTCGTCCTCTTTCTCAACTCACTAATTTGACGGGTCTTGCGCTCAGTCATAACCAAATCACAGATGTTCGTCCTCTTTCTCAACTCACTAATCTGGAGTGGATTCATCTCAACTATAACCAGATAACCAATATCACCCCTTTAGTTAACCTTAACAACCTAACTGGACTTGATCTTCACTCCAACCAAGTTACTAATGTTACTCCTTTAGTTCAACTCAAAAACCTAAAGTGGATTGACCTCAGATTTAACCAAATCACCGATATTAGCTCCCTTTCTGGATTAACGAATCTGATGAGACTTTACCTTGAAGGCAATCCGATTATACCACCGACTTGTCCATCCACTTACTCATATATTTGCTTTTGGGGAAATAGTGATGAGGAGTAA
- a CDS encoding pentapeptide repeat-containing protein — protein MNKDELIRGYQAGQRDFSGVDLNGVAISNVDLSGINLSHANLGGANLHRVNLSYANLSHANFMGGADFDQVNLSYANLSNVCLDHTLLKNSSLIEANLSCMSALQSSWNNCDLSGADLSNIDFEEVNLSSSNLSQASLTHACFSVSVKLNDVNLSKANLTGANLTGVCSFIKVNLSDATLTRTLYGSCINAVVDVDLTQKGAILIESGADLSGFDLSYYISHFPNNFRISVIGGLSEVNFSHANLKGIDLSDEELTSANFSYANLASANLNGADLTDAKLCHANLEEADLSYADLSYANLRDTNLRNANLTDVNFRHTIMPDGRVRNDNSD, from the coding sequence ATGAACAAGGATGAACTGATTAGAGGTTATCAAGCGGGTCAAAGAGATTTTTCAGGTGTGGATTTAAATGGCGTGGCAATCAGCAATGTTGATTTGAGTGGCATAAACTTAAGCCATGCAAATTTGGGGGGAGCTAATTTGCATAGGGTAAATCTAAGTTATGCCAACTTAAGCCATGCCAATTTTATGGGGGGAGCAGACTTTGATCAGGTCAATCTTAGTTATGCTAATTTGAGTAATGTTTGCTTAGATCACACTCTGCTCAAAAATTCCTCTCTAATTGAGGCAAATCTAAGTTGTATGTCTGCACTTCAATCATCTTGGAACAACTGCGATTTAAGTGGTGCAGATTTGAGTAACATTGATTTTGAGGAAGTCAATCTGTCAAGTTCTAATCTCAGCCAAGCTTCTCTGACTCACGCTTGCTTCTCCGTAAGTGTTAAGTTAAATGATGTCAACCTAAGCAAGGCTAACTTAACGGGTGCTAATTTAACGGGTGTTTGTAGTTTTATCAAAGTCAATTTGAGTGACGCCACACTCACACGAACGCTCTACGGCTCTTGTATTAATGCTGTAGTTGACGTTGACCTAACTCAAAAGGGAGCAATCTTGATTGAGTCTGGGGCTGATTTGAGTGGTTTTGATCTAAGTTATTATATCAGTCATTTCCCAAATAATTTCCGCATCAGCGTTATTGGGGGACTCAGTGAAGTTAACTTTAGTCATGCCAACTTGAAGGGTATCGATTTGAGTGATGAAGAATTAACATCAGCCAACTTTAGTTATGCTAATTTAGCTAGTGCCAACCTCAATGGTGCTGATTTAACTGATGCCAAATTATGTCATGCCAATTTAGAAGAGGCTGACTTGTCTTATGCTGATTTAAGCTATGCAAATTTACGGGATACTAACCTGCGAAATGCCAATTTAACCGACGTGAATTTCCGCCATACTATCATGCCAGATGGTAGGGTGAGAAATGATAACAGTGATTAA
- a CDS encoding glutathione binding-like protein: MDAFSGENHQPLCQCYTRFAPVTPAIVAAMREELDIAIAFVDEELTYNTYIVGDDFTGADIMLAVSLLSFILKT; the protein is encoded by the coding sequence ATGGATGCATTTTCCGGAGAGAACCATCAACCCCTATGTCAATGCTATACGAGGTTTGCTCCCGTCACACCTGCGATAGTTGCTGCCATGCGGGAGGAACTTGACATCGCGATCGCGTTTGTTGACGAAGAGTTAACCTATAATACCTACATTGTCGGAGACGATTTCACTGGTGCAGACATTATGCTAGCCGTCAGCTTGTTGTCATTTATTTTAAAAACTTAA
- a CDS encoding cupin domain-containing protein, which yields MEDKTYPILRAKQIADSMQTFSHPWNPNSEISGTYLGRTVGLKRTGVNFARIAPGKESFIYHSHYREEEWIYILSGKGIAEIDGEEFEVISGDFMGFPTPSVAHHLRNTGDEDLVYLMGGENLDIEIAEFPKLGKRMLRRGNTIEIYDCSDAKSWKSLDT from the coding sequence ATGGAAGACAAAACCTATCCGATTCTACGAGCTAAACAGATTGCCGACAGTATGCAAACCTTTTCACATCCCTGGAATCCCAATTCCGAAATATCTGGGACTTATTTAGGGCGGACAGTTGGACTAAAGCGCACTGGAGTTAACTTTGCCAGAATTGCTCCGGGTAAGGAATCCTTTATTTATCATTCCCACTATCGCGAGGAAGAATGGATTTACATCCTATCAGGGAAGGGGATTGCGGAAATTGACGGGGAGGAATTTGAAGTCATTTCAGGAGACTTCATGGGATTTCCAACGCCTTCGGTTGCACATCATCTTAGAAACACGGGCGACGAAGATCTTGTATATTTAATGGGAGGAGAAAACTTAGACATAGAAATTGCTGAGTTTCCCAAGCTGGGAAAACGGATGCTTCGTCGTGGCAATACCATCGAAATTTATGACTGTTCTGATGCGAAATCTTGGAAATCATTAGACACCTAA
- a CDS encoding TIGR02588 family protein, whose amino-acid sequence MSDQSSDQTNSSHRSPAEWVSFTIALFILITIVGLVTFRGLGRDSQPPILCVTIKQVEISQVEGQFYVPFAVTNSGGKTAESVQVVAELTTASGVQESGEQTINFLSSGEIQEGAFIFSYPPQEGDLKVRVASYKLP is encoded by the coding sequence ATGAGTGATCAGTCTTCCGATCAAACGAACTCCTCTCATCGTTCCCCGGCGGAGTGGGTCAGCTTTACAATTGCCCTGTTCATTTTAATTACAATTGTGGGACTGGTCACATTTAGAGGACTGGGTAGAGACAGTCAACCCCCTATCCTCTGTGTAACTATTAAACAAGTAGAAATTAGCCAAGTAGAAGGACAATTTTATGTCCCCTTCGCCGTTACTAATAGCGGCGGGAAAACGGCGGAATCTGTTCAGGTGGTGGCGGAACTCACAACAGCATCGGGAGTTCAAGAATCAGGGGAACAAACGATTAACTTTTTGTCCAGTGGTGAAATTCAAGAAGGAGCCTTTATTTTTAGCTACCCTCCCCAAGAGGGAGACTTAAAGGTACGGGTGGCTAGTTATAAATTACCATAA
- a CDS encoding TIGR02587 family membrane protein — MIEPIHNQQQSQAWSREFHQLIRGAFGGFLFGIPLLYTMEVWWIGSYIEPIILLGVLSITYMTVFLFNRSEGFRKSSRDGMLHAAMESVEALAIGIVCATFILILLRRITGETPIDEALGKVIFESVPFSLGVAMARSLLPEQSAESDSSQYLQPIKKRGLRTMIADISATLIGAIIVAFSIAPTDEIPTLAASASSPWLLIIIAASLFISYGIVFAAGFANQHQHHLLNGILPTPIGKTILSYLISLLASALMLWFFNRLSLSDPWFLWLRYTLLLGLPATIGGAAGRLAI; from the coding sequence ATGATAGAACCAATTCATAATCAACAGCAATCGCAGGCGTGGTCAAGGGAATTTCATCAGCTCATTCGAGGTGCTTTTGGCGGATTTTTATTTGGCATTCCTCTGCTCTATACCATGGAGGTTTGGTGGATAGGTTCATATATTGAGCCTATCATCTTACTGGGGGTTCTGAGCATTACGTATATGACGGTGTTTTTATTTAATCGCAGCGAAGGGTTTCGCAAAAGCAGCCGCGATGGGATGCTTCATGCCGCTATGGAAAGTGTGGAAGCATTGGCAATTGGCATTGTCTGTGCGACATTTATTCTAATTTTGCTGCGTCGAATTACCGGAGAAACTCCCATTGATGAAGCATTAGGAAAAGTTATTTTTGAGAGTGTGCCATTTTCCTTGGGTGTAGCGATGGCGCGATCGCTACTGCCGGAACAATCGGCTGAATCTGACTCCAGTCAATACTTACAGCCGATCAAAAAACGGGGTTTACGGACGATGATAGCTGATATTAGTGCCACCTTAATCGGTGCAATTATTGTCGCCTTTAGCATTGCCCCGACTGACGAAATTCCCACCCTAGCAGCTTCAGCTTCATCCCCTTGGCTACTGATAATTATAGCTGCATCCCTATTTATTTCCTACGGAATTGTTTTTGCTGCTGGCTTTGCTAACCAACACCAACACCACCTCCTCAACGGGATCTTGCCAACGCCTATCGGGAAAACTATTCTCTCCTACTTGATTTCACTGCTAGCTTCGGCTTTAATGTTGTGGTTCTTCAACCGTCTTAGCTTGAGTGATCCGTGGTTTTTGTGGTTGCGGTATACGCTGTTATTAGGGCTACCTGCAACAATTGGTGGTGCTGCTGGACGTTTAGCAATATGA
- a CDS encoding TrkA C-terminal domain-containing protein — MRSLILGIGLAVLWVLATSKWVDRYLSRLINWALQRWTTLNVQDYTSLLRLSGDYTVMEMEVQPDDWLADKELGELGLRQEGVVVLGIQRENGRYVGAPKGHTHICPGDVLILYGRLPLLNELDQRGADWTGEQSHQKAVAQQQRNLAKQNREEAEDNL, encoded by the coding sequence GTGCGATCGCTGATATTGGGAATAGGATTAGCGGTGCTGTGGGTTTTAGCCACGAGTAAATGGGTTGACCGTTATTTGTCACGACTGATTAATTGGGCGTTGCAGCGCTGGACGACGCTGAATGTGCAAGATTACACCAGTTTGCTACGTCTGTCTGGTGATTACACCGTAATGGAGATGGAAGTACAACCAGACGATTGGTTAGCAGATAAAGAGTTAGGGGAGTTGGGGTTGAGACAAGAAGGCGTGGTGGTGCTGGGAATCCAACGGGAGAATGGTCGCTATGTGGGCGCACCCAAAGGACACACTCACATTTGTCCGGGTGATGTATTGATTTTGTATGGTCGATTACCCTTGCTGAATGAGTTAGACCAACGAGGTGCGGATTGGACGGGCGAACAGTCTCACCAAAAAGCCGTTGCCCAGCAGCAACGGAACTTGGCAAAACAAAATCGGGAAGAGGCAGAGGATAATCTTTAG